From the Synechococcus sp. KORDI-49 genome, the window CCTTGATGACCAACGCGAGTGGCTTGTCAAGGCCATGGTCGAACTGGATCCGGAACAACGCCGGGTGCTTCAGGCCCATCTGATCGACGGGCAAAGCCTTCGCGAGGTGGCGCGACGTCAGAACGTGCATGCCGGCGGACTCCGATCTGTGATCCAGGCGGGGATCGCGCGTCTTCAGGAACTGGCGGAGAGAGACGGTGAGCTGTCGCTCAGATCCGCATCGCTGTGATGGCCAGAACTGCCGCCAGGGAGGTCTGCAGCGCATTCACCAGTTCGTTGCTCATCCAGTCGTAACGGTCCTGCACCAGCGCACCGAACAGACTCTCGGCCAGGGTCGCCACCAGACCGATCAGCATCACCAGACCGGTCAACGGCCAGGACGGAATCAGCTGCAGCGCAAGCATCAGAACACTCATCAGCAGGCTGCCGAAGGCACTGGCCAGGGTTCCCTCCAGGCTGATCGCCCCTTCCGTACCGGGTGGCACGCGACGGAAGCTGGTGATCAGAACGGTTGTGCGTCCCCAGCGCTTGCCGATCTCACTGCCGAAGGTATCCGCCAGCTTGGCGGCGAAACTGGCGGCGAAACCCACCAGCAGCACCGACCTGGGCTCCACTCCGGCGCCGATCAGCAACGCCAGCGCAGCACCGGTGGCAGCCGAACCCCAGACGTTTTCCGGCCCACGGCTGCCTCCGCGGGCTTCGGCCAGACCACGGCGCTGCTTGTCGCGGAAACCGAGTTTGGTGACGGCACTGCCGAGCACCAGATAGAGCACCACGGCCAGCCAACCCTGCCAACCAAGGGAACCCAGCAGAATCGTTCCAAGGGCTCCGGCATGGATCCAGCCCGCCCGTGTGAGCAGCGGCAGTCGCTGCGCCAGGGCGATCAGCACCCCATGAATCAACAGGGCTGAGAGCCAGGGCATGCCGACTGTGTTGCACTGCCCTAAGCATCCCTCGTCATGCCAGGCCGACGGGGGAGAATCACCCGTGATCGTGCAGCGACCAGGGCATGGTGTTCAACAAGCAGAACAAAGGATTCTTCCTCACCCTCGATGACGAGGCAGCCCCTGCCGATCTGAGCATTCCGAGCCAGGCGACGGAAAGCCCCGAACCGACGGCCACTCCGGTTGTGGTCACCGAACCGTCTGAGATCACTCCGGAACCGGTCCTCACCCCAACGGCGGTGACAGCGTCCGCTCCTGACTCCGATAGCGCCACGCAGACCACGGCCGAGGCGATCGCCGCCGAACTGGCCGCGGCGGAACAATCCCGTCCGGCCGTCACCATGGCGACCTTCGCTCCCGAGAACCTGCTTCCCGGCACAGGCTTGAGGGCACGTCGCCGGCAGCCAGGGGCCTCCATGCGCGGTTTCCGTGCCATCGCCAGCGATCTGTTCAAGGTCTGATCTGGCGCCACGACGACAACTTCACCGCCGCACAAACGCCGGCGGTGGAGGAGCGCAGGATCGTCGGAGCCAGTCCCACCGGCTGCCAGTGGCGTTGCCCGAACAGGGTCTGCTCGTCCGCTGTCCAACCGCCCTCCGGGCCGATCACCAGCCACAGATCCTGATCCGGAGCCGCCGCCTGCTCAAGCCAGAGGCTCAGCTCCTGAACCTGATCACAGCGCGTGACAGCGACCGCCAGCTGAGACGGGGGAGCAGGAGACCAGTCCTGAAGCGTGCGCAAGGGATGCAGCGTCGGTTGCCACAGGCGTTCGCACTGCTCGGCCGCTTCGCGCAGGATGCTGGCCCA encodes:
- a CDS encoding DUF92 domain-containing protein; this encodes MPWLSALLIHGVLIALAQRLPLLTRAGWIHAGALGTILLGSLGWQGWLAVVLYLVLGSAVTKLGFRDKQRRGLAEARGGSRGPENVWGSAATGAALALLIGAGVEPRSVLLVGFAASFAAKLADTFGSEIGKRWGRTTVLITSFRRVPPGTEGAISLEGTLASAFGSLLMSVLMLALQLIPSWPLTGLVMLIGLVATLAESLFGALVQDRYDWMSNELVNALQTSLAAVLAITAMRI